The following DNA comes from Candidatus Acidiferrales bacterium.
TCAAATAATAAAACATGTCCTTCGGGAAACCGCAGAGGTCCATGATGCCGTATTGAGCAGTTACCTGCGGCCAGCCTATCGGATTAGGCTCACCGTGGTAGTCGAAGCCTGACCAGAAAAATAAACCGGAGAGAAACGGACGTGCCGCATAAAACTTGAAGCCGTTTTCAATACCGATATTCGGATCCTTGCGGTCGATAGCTACAAGGTGCGCGTCAGAACGATCTTCTGTATAAACTCCCCGTGTTCCTTCAGAAGACGATTCTTCCGTTCCCATACTCGGTTGATTTGGAAAATCCGCATGTTGCTTGTCGATGTCCCCGTTGAAAATGTAATTGAATCCCATCACATCGATTACGGTAGAGATTCCTTGACCCCATCCGCCGCTGACTGCAGCGGTAGTATGGCGGGACGGATCGAGTCCCTTTACAAGATCTCGCATGGTAGAAATGATACGGGCACCCTTCTCGTTTCCTTCGATAACCCACTCTTCATTTCCCAGCGACCAGACAAAGACACTCGGATGATTTCTGTCTCGAACGATCATGGCCTTCAGCTCGTCAAGCTCCTCGGGACTGCTCCCCATCAGACGGTTTTCATCGATGACCAGCATACCGAGACTGTCGCATGCGTCCAGGAAGGCAGGACTGGGAGGGTTATGCGCGCATCTAATCGCATTGCTTCCCATCGCCTTCAGCTGCTCGATACGGAATACCTGTAGAGGATCAGGCACTGCTGTGCCGACACCGGCAAAATCCTGATGGACGTCTGTCCCTTTTAATAACACATGTTTGCCATTGAGGAAAAATCCTTTATTGGGATCGAAGGAGATTGTCCGAATTCCGAATCGGGTTTCGTATTGATCGACAACCAAATCTCCAGAAAAAACTTTCGTCACCAATTTGTATAGATATGGATTTTCAGGCGACCACAATCTGGGGATCGGCACTCCCATCGTGCACGTGAAATCTTTTTCCTTTCCCTGAGCAAGAACCACCTTTTCAAATTTTCCGCCCGCGACGGTTTCACCTTTCGCATCGATGATGGTCTGGCCAAGACTGATCGGCATATCCTTCTTCCCGTCATTTTTCACCGTGGCTGTCACGGTGACCGTAGCGGAATTGCCTTTCACTTCGGACATGACGAAAGTTCCGTTCGGCGCGATGTGCACCGGAGACGTTTTGTTCAGCCACATATCTCTATAAATTCCTGCACCTTCGTAAAACCATCCTTCCTCCATCGTCGCATCTGCGCGAACGGCTACGACGTTTGTGCCTCCATAGTTCAAATAGTCAGTGATGTCATATTCAAAAGCGGAGTAGCCGCTGTGGTGTTCGCCGAGATAAAACCCGTTGACCCAGACCTGCGAATCCCTGAATATGCCGTCAAACTGGATGCTGATTCGCCTGCCGAGATCCGATTCCGGAATGGAAAAAGATTTCCTGTACCACCCGATGCTCGTCGAAGGAAATTTCTTACCAAGCGGTTTGTATCCATGACTGCTGCTGGCCGTCGAATCAAACGGGAGCTCCACAGCCCAATCATGTGGAAGATCTACGATTCGCCACGCACGGTCATCAAAACTGAACGACTCGCCTTCGACTTCGCCGTCGTGACCTCCTGCCTTGGCAAAGTAAGAAAAGTATGCCGTACCGGTTCCAAAATCTTTCGATGGATCACAAGAGTTCCCTAATGCAAATCGCCAGCCGGAGTTCAGAAGCAAATGTTCACGAACCGCCGGTTGTTCCGGAAGCGGCTTTGATTTTCCGGCTGCGGGCACGGCCGCCAGGATCGCCAGGAATGAATTGAAGAGTGCGAAATTCATAAACAGAAAAATTTTTCTCATTTCTTTGCCCTTGCTTAAGTTTCCCTACTTGACCGGGGTTAATCTCAGCAACACAACGTCGCGAGATTGAATGTCTTCGATAAAACTGCTTGCCGTGGTCGAAAGATTCTGTTTGTGCCAGATATCTCGAATACTATATGTACCTTTAAGAAACGGTAGAGAATTCCAATCTATTCTAATCTTGAAAGGATCGGTGCTTGAGTTGAAAACGCAGATTGCCCACGCACCGTTTGATAATTCCTTCGCCCATATTTGCTTGCCGATCTGGTCCATGTATCTGAAGCCCTGTTTTCCCAATGAATCCTGATCGATTGCAACGACTTCCTTGTTCGTGAGAATGTCGCGAATTTCCTCGGGCATATTTCTTACATCATTCCCCGCCATCAGAGGCGCGGCGAGCATGCACCATAGAGTAAAGTGAGCCCTTGACTCAGCGAGCGTCAGACCTTTATTGCCAACCTCCAGCATGTCGGGATCATTCCAGTGATCCGGTCCTGCGTATTGAGTGAGCTCCGCTTCCTTGTCGAGGATGTATTTCCACCCCATCGAGTAAACCCCCTGGCAATCGTAACAATCGGTGATATCACCGGTGGTCCGCCAGAGATGTCCGATCTCCGGGCCCCAGATCCAGGGCTCGTTCGTTCCCCATTCGCAGATGCTGAACACCACCGGCCGACCCGCGTGGTACAATGCGTCTCTCATTGTCTTGTATGTCTCCTCCGCATTGGCCGTACCATGATTACACCAATCGTATTTCAGATAGTCGACTCCCCATGACGCGTAAGTTCTGGCATCCTGGTACTCATGACCGCGTCCGCCGGGAAAACCCGAGCATGTTTCGGTCCCCGCGCAATTGTGGATTCCGAATTTGAAGCCGTGCGCGTGAAGATAATTTCCAAGAGCCTTCATCCCGTGTGGGAACCTCTTCGGATCAGGAAAGATATTTCCGAGACTGTCTCTCTGCATCGCTTCCCAACCGTCGTCGATTACTATATAGATGTATCCGGCATCCCACATCCCATTCATTATCATCGCATCAGCAACGCTCTTGATAAGATTCTCGTCGACGTTCGTCGCGAAGGTGTTCCAGCTGTTCCATCCCATGGGTGGAGTCAGGGCAAGCCCATCAAATTTTTGGGCAAATGCAGAAATCGAAGCAAGCATCAAGAAAGTAAACACAATTTTTCTCATGGATGAAGCCTTCCTATTTTGAAAATTTCGAGATGTGAACACGAAATCCCAACAATATCGAGACCCGAATGTTCGAGAGACGGCATTTATGTTTTTGGTGCTGTCATCTGTTTGGAATCTGTATCGTTTGTTTTGAGATTTCTCCGGTAAAGGTCTTAAAAGCTATTCCTTTCATAAGCCTCAATTATTCGATCGATCTTTTCATTTGTCTCCGCCCGGACGATCTTTCTTTTGGGATCGGCATCGAACCACGCCAGGGTTTTTCTCACGCCTTCGTTGAATGGAATGGTGGCTTTGAAATCGGGAACAAAAGTCTTGATTTTTGTATTGTCAAAGATGGCACAGTGTGATTTATCTCCCAGCAGCGTTCCTATCATGGACTTATCTAATCGGCAGATAAAATCGGAAGATATGTGAACGATCTGCGCCTCAACATCGAAAGCATCGGCAGTCGTCCGATATATCTGATCCCACGTCAAAGCCTCGTCCGAAGTGATCTGGAAAGGATGACCGACCGCTCTCTGATTTCCAAGAAGTCCGACAAATCCTTTGGCGAAATCTTCAGCATGTGTGATTGTCCACAGCGAAGTCCCGTCGCCATGCACTATCACTTTTCTTCCTTTCTTCATGCGGTCGATTACCGTGTACTCGTCCCAGCCGCCGATGGCGAGCGGGATAACCGTGTCGTAGGTAAATGACGGCCGGACTATCGTCGCTGGAAAACCTTCTTCTCTGTACGCACGATTGAGTTTTTCTTCACAGGCAATCTTGTTTCGTGAGTATTCCCAAAAAGGGTTGCACAAAGGTGTCGATTCGGTGATGATCGGAAATGACGGCGGCTTTTGGTAGGCGGATGCGGAGCTGATGAACACATATTGCTTCGTCTTCCCGCGGAAAAGTTCAATATCTCTTTCCACTTGATCGGGGTTGAAGGCAATCCAATCCACGACGACATCCCACTCATGCTTTTTCAGAACAGAGTTTAGAGCAGATGGATTCGAAATGTCCACTTTGATTAATTTCGCACCGGGAATTTTCACTTTTCTCTTTCCACGATTAAGCAAATGCAAGTCGATGCCACGGCCAATGCATAATCTGCTTACAGAAGTACTTATGTTTCCGGTGCCGCCGATAAATAGTGCTTTCATGTTTTAACCCAGCTTATAAATTGAATAAGTCTGCCCAGGCACGATTACTGATATTTTCTTCCCATCTTTGTTGATTGCGACTTCCTTTCCGGCTAACAGCGTCATCTTCGAGTATGGAATATTCAAATCGAACTCTGCTTTAGTTTCCGTCGCCGACGGATTTAGAATGACAATGACGACATCCCTGTCCCTGGCTCTCGCGTATATGAACGGGTAAGAATTTTTCTTTGCATACAGGGGTACAAATTCTGCATAAGCGGCTAGGGCGGGCTCTGTATTCTTCAGCCTGATCAATCTCCTCGTCCTGTTGAGGAGAGAGTTCCGATCATTTTCCTGTGCATCAACGTTTGGTGCATCCGCCGCCGGATCGATCGGCAAATAAAGTTTTTCCGTAGAGGCAGTGGAGAAACCTAAGTTTTTGTCTTTGTTCCATTGCATCGGCGTTCGTGCACCGTTCCGCGGTCGATATGCTCCTTCGACCTGGGGCCAGTCTTCCGGCATCTGACGCATCCCGATTTCATTTCCATAATAGATGAATGTCACGCCCGGCATCGTCAGCCCGAAAGCATAGATTATCTCAAGATCGTTGTCGCTGCGCTTGTTTCCCAATCTGGCGTTGTCGTGATTCCCAAGAGGCAGCGAGATATAACCTTTCCCCTTCGTGGCATCATACTGTTCCATGAACTTACCAAGAAAAAATGTGATGTCACCTTTCCCTTCCATATCGAAATAGCTGTGTCCTTCGGAATAGCCGTTGAGTATCCTCCAGCTTTCTTTCTGGAAAAGATCGTTGTATCCTTCGAACCAGTGAAAGAAATCCGCGTGGAAGCAGCCGTCGAGAGCGTCAATCGGATAAGACCACTCCGACACGATGAAAGCTTCAGGAAAATCTTTCTTTAGCATTTCCCTAATCTCCCGCCAGAATTTTTTTGTGCCATCTTCGTGAGTCTTGAAGAACTGTTGGTTGCCTTCGACGTTGCCGGTCTTTACGAGCGCTCCTGCCATGTCGGCCCGAAAACCATCCGCACCCATCTCCATCCAGAAGCGAAATACTTTTTTCATTTCCTCTCTCACGGCAAGAACATCCGGATGATCGATCGGCAATTCCCAGTTCTGGACGGCGTCCGGCGATGCAAATCCGTAATTCAAAGCCGGTTCGGAATAATAAAAGTTCAGCATGTACTGACCGTTTCTTGTCCCGTAACCTTTTATAAACGAGCCCTGGTACTCTTTCGGAGGATTCAGCCAGACATTATCCGTCCAGATGTACCAGTTCGAGTGTTTCCCTTTTTCCTGCTTGGCCGATTCCTTAAACCATGGATGCTCCATGGATGTGTAGCTCGCGACGAAATCAAACAGGATCTTCAAGCCGCGTTTGTGGGCTTCATCGAAGAGTCTTTTCGCATCGTCGTTCGTTCCGTATCGTGGAGCGACCTTATAATAGTCCGAAATGTCA
Coding sequences within:
- the galA gene encoding beta-galactosidase GalA encodes the protein MRKIFLFMNFALFNSFLAILAAVPAAGKSKPLPEQPAVREHLLLNSGWRFALGNSCDPSKDFGTGTAYFSYFAKAGGHDGEVEGESFSFDDRAWRIVDLPHDWAVELPFDSTASSSHGYKPLGKKFPSTSIGWYRKSFSIPESDLGRRISIQFDGIFRDSQVWVNGFYLGEHHSGYSAFEYDITDYLNYGGTNVVAVRADATMEEGWFYEGAGIYRDMWLNKTSPVHIAPNGTFVMSEVKGNSATVTVTATVKNDGKKDMPISLGQTIIDAKGETVAGGKFEKVVLAQGKEKDFTCTMGVPIPRLWSPENPYLYKLVTKVFSGDLVVDQYETRFGIRTISFDPNKGFFLNGKHVLLKGTDVHQDFAGVGTAVPDPLQVFRIEQLKAMGSNAIRCAHNPPSPAFLDACDSLGMLVIDENRLMGSSPEELDELKAMIVRDRNHPSVFVWSLGNEEWVIEGNEKGARIISTMRDLVKGLDPSRHTTAAVSGGWGQGISTVIDVMGFNYIFNGDIDKQHADFPNQPSMGTEESSSEGTRGVYTEDRSDAHLVAIDRKDPNIGIENGFKFYAARPFLSGLFFWSGFDYHGEPNPIGWPQVTAQYGIMDLCGFPKDMFYYLKSCWIDKSLLHLLPHWNWTEGQKVDVWAYSNCDEVELFLNKKSLGRKSVPKYSHVSWDVKYEPGTLEAVGYDAGKEGVADRVATTADPVAVQLIPDRDTINADGEDVSVITVKVVDSLGRAVPDGDNEIVFGLQGPGKIIGVGNGDPSSHEPEKYLETVSAIRIAGLKIHAVGSSGNTLEVTPDYDDSNWDPAFAEQDRESRIPQDSSKIVVIRGTFDLPQITDSSRITLLTKSVCQVQTVYINGHLIVKDVSREASGQEYVLDHSYLHPGKNIYAVVGPPLVKRNQWEILNTDPGLVQVITPSSSWKRRAFNGLAQVIVESEKIFGQITITASSKGLLSRTLSVESVQPILPAEVPEK
- a CDS encoding glycoside hydrolase family 27 protein, with the translated sequence MRKIVFTFLMLASISAFAQKFDGLALTPPMGWNSWNTFATNVDENLIKSVADAMIMNGMWDAGYIYIVIDDGWEAMQRDSLGNIFPDPKRFPHGMKALGNYLHAHGFKFGIHNCAGTETCSGFPGGRGHEYQDARTYASWGVDYLKYDWCNHGTANAEETYKTMRDALYHAGRPVVFSICEWGTNEPWIWGPEIGHLWRTTGDITDCYDCQGVYSMGWKYILDKEAELTQYAGPDHWNDPDMLEVGNKGLTLAESRAHFTLWCMLAAPLMAGNDVRNMPEEIRDILTNKEVVAIDQDSLGKQGFRYMDQIGKQIWAKELSNGAWAICVFNSSTDPFKIRIDWNSLPFLKGTYSIRDIWHKQNLSTTASSFIEDIQSRDVVLLRLTPVK
- a CDS encoding NAD-dependent epimerase/dehydratase family protein, encoding MKALFIGGTGNISTSVSRLCIGRGIDLHLLNRGKRKVKIPGAKLIKVDISNPSALNSVLKKHEWDVVVDWIAFNPDQVERDIELFRGKTKQYVFISSASAYQKPPSFPIITESTPLCNPFWEYSRNKIACEEKLNRAYREEGFPATIVRPSFTYDTVIPLAIGGWDEYTVIDRMKKGRKVIVHGDGTSLWTITHAEDFAKGFVGLLGNQRAVGHPFQITSDEALTWDQIYRTTADAFDVEAQIVHISSDFICRLDKSMIGTLLGDKSHCAIFDNTKIKTFVPDFKATIPFNEGVRKTLAWFDADPKRKIVRAETNEKIDRIIEAYERNSF
- a CDS encoding alpha-amylase family glycosyl hydrolase encodes the protein MGNNFNRRSFIGRVVTAAAGLGLLNGSKPADALANAFRGRETNLDVATDFSGYEITGKYAIPPDTPEWAHHAVFYQIYPQSFYDSNGDGIGDLPGIIQKLDYIKSLGVDAVWVNPFFESPFGDGGYDISDYYKVAPRYGTNDDAKRLFDEAHKRGLKILFDFVASYTSMEHPWFKESAKQEKGKHSNWYIWTDNVWLNPPKEYQGSFIKGYGTRNGQYMLNFYYSEPALNYGFASPDAVQNWELPIDHPDVLAVREEMKKVFRFWMEMGADGFRADMAGALVKTGNVEGNQQFFKTHEDGTKKFWREIREMLKKDFPEAFIVSEWSYPIDALDGCFHADFFHWFEGYNDLFQKESWRILNGYSEGHSYFDMEGKGDITFFLGKFMEQYDATKGKGYISLPLGNHDNARLGNKRSDNDLEIIYAFGLTMPGVTFIYYGNEIGMRQMPEDWPQVEGAYRPRNGARTPMQWNKDKNLGFSTASTEKLYLPIDPAADAPNVDAQENDRNSLLNRTRRLIRLKNTEPALAAYAEFVPLYAKKNSYPFIYARARDRDVVIVILNPSATETKAEFDLNIPYSKMTLLAGKEVAINKDGKKISVIVPGQTYSIYKLG